In Candidatus Poribacteria bacterium, the DNA window ACCCGATCGGGAAGTGGTTCCCCGACGCGAAGGTGTTCAGGATGTAGTAGTCGTTGTAGGGAGTCAGCAGGCACAGGAACACGACGTAGAGAACGCCGACCAGCACGCTTCGGGCGGTGATCCGCGGTTTGGTTGGCGTCGGGTGTGCCACGTGGCTCCGGGCCTGTCGGGGGTCGGGCGTTCTCGTTCGCTGGACAACGCCCGATGATCGCCCAGACGACGGTGTTCGGCAACTGCGGGCGGCTTGGGATCGACCCCGCGACTGCCACGGAATCTAGCAGTGGCGCGGATTCCGGCTCCTACCTTGACGGCGTCCGCCTGGTGGGATAGTGTTCAGACGCAGGAGGCAGCGCGCCCTGACGATGGGAGGAGCGTCCATGAGCACGATACGTGTCACGGTCGATGGCGCGGGCGGCAGGATGGGGCGGATGATCGTCGCCGGGGTCGCCCGCGAGCCGGATATGTCGGTCGTGGGAGCCGTCGACGCTCCGAGAACGCCCTTCATCGGCAGGGATGCCGGCGAGCTCGCAGGCGCAGGTCACATCGGCGTGCCCGTGGTCGATTCACTGGCATCGGTCATCGACGGAACGGATGTTGTCATCGAGTTCACGTCACCCGAAGCGACGCTTGCGAACCTGAAGGCGGTGGTCCGGCACGAGAAGCGCATGGTCATCGCGACGACCGGCTACAACGACGAACAGGCAGAGGAACTGGATCGACTGTCGCGACAGGTTCCGTGCGTCATCGCTCCGAACTACAGCATCGGGGTCAACGTGATGCTGCGCGCCGTGGAGCTCGTCGCCTCGACGCTGGGCGATGACTACGACGTCGAACTGGTTGAGATCCATCACAACCAGAAGAAGGACTCGCCAAGCGGAACCGCGCTCAAGATCGCGGACGTGGCTGCCGAAGCGCTCGGACGCCGGCTGTCCGACGTGGCGATCCACGGTCGGTACGGGATCGTCGGCGAGCGCACGGTGCCGGAGATCGGCGTCCATGCGGTTCGCGGCGGCGATGTCGTCGGCGATCACACGTTGCTCTTCCTTGGAAACGGCGAACG includes these proteins:
- a CDS encoding 4-hydroxy-tetrahydrodipicolinate reductase, with product MSTIRVTVDGAGGRMGRMIVAGVAREPDMSVVGAVDAPRTPFIGRDAGELAGAGHIGVPVVDSLASVIDGTDVVIEFTSPEATLANLKAVVRHEKRMVIATTGYNDEQAEELDRLSRQVPCVIAPNYSIGVNVMLRAVELVASTLGDDYDVELVEIHHNQKKDSPSGTALKIADVAAEALGRRLSDVAIHGRYGIVGERTVPEIGVHAVRGGDVVGDHTLLFLGNGERLEITHRAHSRETFARGAIRAARWVASAPIGRHGIEDVLFGA